One window of the Methylocystis parvus OBBP genome contains the following:
- a CDS encoding DUF6629 family protein: protein MCYSLEASVMASMGLAVAGGGMVAKARIHDPRMLLFALFPLVFAIHQMTEGVVWYSWFHPFEGDMAFRYLYTFIAFIVWPVLTPFAAAYAECDSERRRLWRMLGGTGAILGVYLVIKLVLADGIELAVVKHSLAYTPMFERPPVIVHFLYVVLTVAPLIFSERRGLVFFGVVVFATFVWALLDNRPAWYSVWCLAAAVFSLIIALAIERAPSQAFDEAEAR from the coding sequence GTGTGCTACTCACTGGAGGCGAGCGTCATGGCGAGCATGGGTCTCGCCGTCGCCGGCGGCGGCATGGTGGCGAAAGCCAGAATCCACGACCCCCGAATGCTGCTCTTCGCGCTTTTCCCGCTCGTCTTCGCGATTCATCAGATGACCGAGGGCGTCGTCTGGTATAGCTGGTTTCATCCTTTCGAAGGCGATATGGCGTTCCGCTATCTCTATACTTTCATCGCCTTCATCGTCTGGCCGGTGCTGACGCCCTTCGCCGCCGCCTATGCCGAGTGCGATTCCGAGCGGCGGCGTCTGTGGCGCATGCTCGGCGGGACCGGCGCGATCCTCGGCGTCTATCTCGTCATCAAGCTGGTTCTTGCGGACGGCATCGAACTGGCGGTGGTGAAGCATTCACTCGCTTATACGCCGATGTTCGAACGTCCGCCCGTCATCGTACATTTCCTCTATGTCGTATTGACGGTCGCGCCGCTCATCTTCAGCGAGAGGCGCGGCCTCGTCTTCTTCGGCGTCGTCGTTTTCGCGACCTTCGTCTGGGCGCTCCTCGACAATCGCCCGGCCTGGTATTCGGTCTGGTGCCTTGCGGCGGCGGTGTTCAGCCTGATCATCGCGCTCGCCATCGAACGCGCGCCGTCGCAAGCGTTCGACGAGGCCGAAGCGCGCTGA
- a CDS encoding glutathione S-transferase family protein has product MLKLVIGNKRYSSWSMRPWILMKVFEVPFEEILVPLYRAESKPALLAHSPAGKAPILKDGALTVWESLAIIEHVADLFPDRAIWPRDPAARAHARALACEMHAGFSALRNECSMNFGRAARPVPISDGALADAERIDAAWRDALSSYGGPFLFGAFSAADAMFAPVVQRLDNYMIPVSEPSRRYMETVKTLPAWAEWRAAARGEAWRLPQFERE; this is encoded by the coding sequence GTGCTGAAGCTCGTCATCGGCAATAAGCGCTATTCATCCTGGTCGATGCGGCCCTGGATATTGATGAAGGTTTTCGAGGTTCCGTTCGAGGAGATCCTCGTTCCGCTTTATCGCGCGGAGTCGAAACCGGCCCTTTTGGCGCATTCGCCCGCGGGCAAGGCTCCCATTCTGAAAGACGGCGCGCTGACGGTTTGGGAATCGCTCGCAATCATCGAACACGTCGCCGACCTTTTTCCCGACCGGGCGATCTGGCCGCGCGATCCTGCCGCGCGCGCCCATGCGCGGGCGCTCGCTTGCGAGATGCACGCCGGTTTTTCGGCGCTTCGTAACGAATGCAGCATGAATTTCGGCCGCGCGGCGCGGCCCGTTCCGATATCCGACGGGGCGCTCGCGGACGCGGAACGCATCGACGCGGCGTGGCGAGACGCGCTGTCCTCCTATGGAGGGCCGTTTCTTTTCGGGGCGTTCAGCGCCGCAGACGCGATGTTTGCGCCGGTCGTCCAGCGACTGGACAATTATATGATCCCCGTTTCCGAGCCGTCGCGCAGATACATGGAAACGGTAAAGACGCTTCCCGCCTGGGCGGAATGGCGCGCAGCCGCGCGCGGCGAGGCATGGCGTCTTCCCCAGTTCGAGCGCGAATGA
- the ribH gene encoding 6,7-dimethyl-8-ribityllumazine synthase, whose protein sequence is MAGFAPDDIDATPVPGARILVVAARFNADIVGKLKEGALAAIERLGANATVIEVPGALEIAAAAAIALDAAEKAGAPYDGLVALGCVIRGETYHFEIVANESSRALTDLSVSQRLPLGNGILTVENDEQAIARADPKQGDKGADAALAALALIRLKRSLT, encoded by the coding sequence ATGGCAGGTTTTGCACCGGACGACATTGATGCGACGCCGGTTCCCGGCGCGCGGATACTCGTCGTCGCGGCCAGGTTCAACGCCGACATTGTCGGCAAACTGAAGGAAGGCGCGCTGGCGGCGATCGAGCGGCTCGGCGCGAATGCGACCGTGATCGAGGTTCCCGGCGCGCTGGAGATCGCGGCCGCCGCCGCCATCGCGCTCGACGCGGCCGAAAAAGCGGGCGCGCCTTATGACGGCCTCGTCGCGCTCGGCTGCGTCATTCGCGGCGAGACCTATCATTTCGAGATCGTCGCCAATGAAAGCTCGCGCGCGCTGACCGATCTGTCGGTCTCGCAGCGGCTACCCCTCGGCAACGGAATCCTGACTGTGGAGAATGATGAACAGGCGATTGCGCGCGCCGATCCCAAACAGGGCGACAAGGGCGCCGACGCCGCGCTCGCCGCGCTCGCCCTTATTCGCCTGAAGCGGAGCCTCACATGA
- the thiL gene encoding thiamine-phosphate kinase, giving the protein MPKRYTEEELIARIFAPIAGPAALGLKDDAALIEASKEPTVATVDMLVAGVHFFADDSPALIAKKALRVNLSDLAAKGATPIGFLLSLALPADWTNDWLRAFASGLSEDAQVYAAPLIGGDTTATPGPLTISIAALGRTPRFVPRTGARPGDAIYVSGTIGDAALGLALRRDPSLAARLSPASRAHLLDRYLLPRPRLDLAPMLRAHANAAMDVSDGLAGDLAKLCRASGVGAVVEATSIPLSDAASELIALSPELFESALTGGDDYEILCTASAWAARPLDVVRIGEIASVAGPPIFLGPDGEPIAFAKPSFSHF; this is encoded by the coding sequence ATGCCCAAGCGCTACACCGAAGAGGAACTCATCGCCCGCATCTTCGCGCCCATCGCCGGACCGGCGGCTTTGGGGCTGAAGGACGACGCGGCGCTGATCGAGGCGTCGAAAGAGCCCACCGTCGCGACGGTCGACATGCTTGTCGCGGGCGTGCATTTTTTCGCTGATGATTCTCCGGCGCTCATCGCGAAGAAGGCGTTGCGGGTCAATCTCTCCGACCTCGCCGCCAAAGGCGCGACGCCCATCGGCTTCCTCCTCTCGCTCGCATTGCCGGCGGATTGGACCAATGACTGGCTGAGGGCTTTCGCCTCAGGCCTCTCCGAGGACGCACAGGTCTATGCCGCGCCGCTCATCGGCGGCGATACGACGGCCACGCCGGGGCCGCTGACCATTTCAATCGCCGCGCTGGGGCGGACGCCGCGCTTCGTGCCGCGCACGGGCGCCCGGCCGGGGGACGCGATCTACGTCTCGGGAACCATTGGCGACGCGGCGCTTGGCCTCGCCTTGCGCCGCGACCCGTCCTTGGCGGCGCGGCTCTCGCCGGCTTCCCGCGCGCATCTTCTCGACCGCTATCTGCTGCCGCGCCCGCGTCTCGACCTCGCGCCGATGTTGCGCGCCCACGCCAACGCCGCCATGGATGTTTCGGACGGACTCGCCGGCGATCTCGCCAAGCTCTGCCGCGCCTCGGGGGTCGGCGCTGTCGTGGAGGCGACCAGCATTCCGCTCTCCGACGCCGCCAGCGAGTTGATCGCGCTCTCGCCGGAGCTTTTCGAAAGCGCGCTGACGGGCGGCGACGATTATGAAATTCTCTGCACGGCGTCGGCCTGGGCCGCGCGCCCCCTGGACGTCGTCCGCATCGGCGAGATTGCGTCAGTCGCAGGTCCGCCAATATTCCTTGGCCCCGACGGCGAGCCTATCGCTTTCGCGAAGCCGTCCTTCAGCCATTTCTGA
- a CDS encoding M14 family metallopeptidase has translation MDVTDAPCAVMDRLPPGFLDCPADRLVDILPGPTLFDLPGRDPNPLFVSTLLHGNEYSGLDAMQQVLRAHAARGLPRALLFFVGNIRAAAANLRTLPDERDYNRVWPGSLFCGEAQAEMARWVYDYAKRRGLFASIDIHNNTGFNPHYACVRRLEPKFIALAQLFSRIVVHFQRPVGTQAAAFADLCPAITVECGKAGAGSATQHAVELVEAALSIAHLPDHPPAPHDVDILRTCAIVKPPAEASFSFDGAPADFMFRSDIDHLNFSELTPGASFGVARSGMRLDVLPGDGDDAQPGEYFDYAGGEIRLSRAAIPAMLTIDPRAVKLDCLCYLMHRIGMDGERRDG, from the coding sequence ATGGATGTGACCGACGCGCCCTGCGCCGTAATGGATCGACTGCCGCCGGGTTTTCTCGATTGTCCGGCCGACAGGCTCGTCGACATTCTCCCCGGGCCGACGCTGTTCGATCTTCCCGGCCGGGACCCCAATCCGCTTTTCGTCTCGACCTTGCTGCACGGCAATGAATATAGCGGCCTCGATGCGATGCAGCAGGTTTTGCGCGCGCATGCGGCGCGCGGCCTGCCGCGCGCGCTTTTGTTCTTCGTCGGCAATATTCGGGCGGCGGCGGCCAATCTCCGCACGCTTCCCGATGAGCGCGATTATAATCGCGTCTGGCCCGGCTCGCTCTTTTGCGGCGAAGCGCAGGCGGAGATGGCGCGATGGGTCTATGACTACGCGAAAAGACGCGGCCTCTTCGCGAGCATCGACATTCACAACAATACCGGCTTCAATCCGCACTACGCCTGTGTGAGGAGATTGGAGCCGAAATTCATCGCGCTTGCGCAGCTTTTCTCGCGCATCGTCGTGCATTTCCAGCGGCCTGTCGGCACGCAGGCGGCGGCCTTCGCCGATCTCTGTCCGGCGATCACGGTCGAATGCGGCAAGGCGGGCGCGGGCTCGGCGACGCAGCACGCCGTTGAACTTGTGGAGGCGGCGCTATCGATCGCGCATCTGCCCGACCATCCGCCGGCGCCGCACGACGTCGACATCCTGCGCACTTGCGCCATCGTGAAGCCGCCGGCCGAAGCAAGCTTTTCCTTCGACGGCGCGCCGGCGGATTTCATGTTTCGCTCCGACATCGATCATCTGAATTTCAGCGAACTTACGCCCGGCGCTTCCTTCGGCGTCGCGCGGTCCGGGATGAGGCTCGACGTCCTGCCGGGCGATGGCGACGATGCGCAGCCGGGGGAATATTTCGATTATGCGGGCGGCGAGATCAGGCTGTCGCGCGCGGCGATCCCGGCGATGCTCACTATCGATCCGCGCGCGGTGAAGCTGGATTGTCTGTGTTATCTGATGCACCGGATTGGGATGGACGGGGAGCGACGCGACGGCTAG
- a CDS encoding GIY-YIG nuclease family protein, producing MTNRANGTLYLGVTNDLARRAFEHRESRISGFTQRYGLNRLVWYEPHGDIRTAIQREKTMKHWPRAWKVRLILQMNPDWSDLYETLAN from the coding sequence ATGACGAATCGCGCGAATGGGACGCTCTATCTCGGCGTCACCAACGATCTCGCGCGCCGGGCCTTCGAACATCGCGAGAGCCGGATAAGCGGTTTCACGCAAAGATACGGTTTGAATCGCTTGGTTTGGTACGAGCCGCATGGCGACATCCGCACGGCGATCCAGCGTGAAAAGACCATGAAACATTGGCCGCGCGCATGGAAAGTGCGGCTTATTTTGCAGATGAATCCGGATTGGAGCGATTTGTATGAGACGCTGGCGAATTGA
- a CDS encoding sodium-translocating pyrophosphatase yields the protein MVLFLTIVFGLMSVVYGVKTSQELLAADPGSPRMQEISGAVAEGAQAYLNRQYRTIGYVGAGIFVLLVILLGWWVAVGFAIGAALSGAAGYIGMNVSVRANVRTAQAATQSLAGGLDIAFKAGAVTGLLVAGLALLGVAVYFAFLTWGLGFTAENRVVVDALVALGFGASLISIFARLGGGIFTKGADVGADLVGKVEAGIPEDDPRNPATIADNVGDNVGDCAGMAADLFETYAVTVVATMVLASIFFAGQEGLYSAVIYPLAIGGLSILTSIAGTFFVKLGKDDTQWGQIAAPYFEKIGLKDDQIMDALYKGLIATGVLSIPGLLLATLFTVGLGEVGKVNGEPVNGFMLFLCGVIGLIVTGAIVYITEYYTGTGKRPVVSIAQASVTGHGTNVIQGLAVSLEATAGPAVVIVLGIILTYQFGGLYGTAIAVTTMLGLAGMIVALDAFGPVTDNAGGIAEMSGLPKEVRQSTDALDAVGNTTKAVTKGYAIGSAGLGALVLFAAYTNDIKHFAAAGVPSFKGLENIDFSLSNPFVVAGLIFGGLIPYLFGGIAMTAVGKAAGSVVEEVRRQFREKPGIMDGSDRPDYGRAVDMLTQAAIQEMIIPSLLPVFAPIVMYLVVRILGGGVANSLAAVGALLLGVIVNGVFVAISMTSGGGAWDNAKKSFEDGFVDKDGVRHLKGSDAHKASVTGDTVGDPYKDTAGPAVNPAIKITNIVALLMLAIFAHWG from the coding sequence ATGGTCCTTTTTCTCACCATCGTCTTCGGACTCATGTCCGTCGTATACGGCGTGAAGACGTCGCAAGAACTGCTTGCGGCCGATCCCGGCTCGCCGCGCATGCAGGAAATTTCGGGCGCCGTCGCGGAAGGCGCGCAGGCCTATCTGAACCGTCAATATAGGACGATCGGCTATGTCGGCGCGGGCATTTTCGTGTTGCTCGTCATCCTGCTCGGCTGGTGGGTCGCCGTCGGCTTCGCCATCGGCGCGGCGCTTTCGGGCGCGGCCGGTTATATCGGCATGAACGTTTCCGTGCGCGCCAATGTCCGCACCGCGCAGGCCGCGACGCAGTCGCTCGCTGGCGGACTCGACATCGCCTTCAAGGCCGGCGCCGTCACCGGCCTTCTTGTCGCGGGCCTCGCGCTGCTCGGCGTCGCGGTCTATTTCGCTTTCCTCACCTGGGGCCTGGGCTTCACGGCGGAGAACCGCGTCGTCGTCGATGCGCTCGTCGCGCTTGGCTTCGGCGCCTCGCTCATCTCGATCTTCGCGCGCCTCGGCGGCGGCATCTTCACCAAGGGCGCCGATGTCGGCGCCGATCTCGTCGGCAAGGTCGAGGCGGGCATTCCCGAGGACGATCCGCGCAACCCCGCGACTATCGCCGACAATGTCGGCGACAATGTCGGCGACTGCGCGGGCATGGCGGCCGACCTCTTCGAGACCTATGCGGTGACGGTCGTCGCCACCATGGTGCTGGCGTCGATCTTCTTCGCCGGGCAGGAGGGGCTCTATAGCGCGGTGATCTATCCGCTCGCCATTGGCGGCCTCTCCATCCTCACCTCCATCGCCGGCACTTTTTTCGTGAAGCTCGGCAAGGACGACACGCAGTGGGGCCAGATCGCGGCGCCTTACTTCGAGAAGATCGGCCTCAAGGACGACCAGATCATGGACGCCCTCTATAAGGGCCTGATCGCGACGGGCGTTCTCTCGATTCCCGGCCTGCTCCTCGCGACCCTCTTCACCGTCGGTCTCGGCGAAGTGGGCAAGGTGAACGGCGAGCCGGTCAACGGCTTCATGCTGTTCCTCTGCGGCGTCATCGGCCTGATCGTCACGGGCGCCATCGTCTACATCACCGAATATTATACCGGCACGGGCAAGCGCCCGGTCGTGTCGATCGCGCAGGCGTCGGTGACGGGCCACGGCACCAACGTCATTCAGGGCCTCGCCGTGTCGCTCGAGGCGACGGCCGGGCCGGCCGTGGTGATCGTGCTCGGCATCATCCTGACCTATCAGTTCGGCGGCCTCTATGGCACGGCGATCGCGGTCACGACGATGCTCGGCCTCGCCGGTATGATCGTCGCGCTCGACGCCTTCGGACCAGTGACCGACAATGCTGGCGGCATCGCCGAAATGTCGGGGCTCCCGAAGGAGGTGCGTCAGTCGACCGACGCGCTCGACGCCGTGGGCAATACGACCAAGGCGGTGACCAAGGGCTACGCCATCGGCTCGGCCGGTCTCGGCGCGCTCGTGCTCTTCGCGGCCTATACGAATGACATCAAGCACTTTGCGGCGGCCGGCGTGCCCTCTTTCAAGGGGCTCGAAAATATCGATTTCAGCCTGTCCAATCCCTTCGTGGTGGCGGGCCTGATCTTTGGCGGCCTCATTCCCTATCTCTTCGGCGGCATCGCGATGACCGCCGTCGGCAAGGCGGCCGGCTCCGTCGTCGAGGAAGTGCGCCGGCAGTTCCGTGAGAAGCCCGGCATCATGGACGGCTCCGACCGTCCCGATTACGGCCGCGCGGTCGATATGCTCACGCAGGCGGCGATTCAGGAAATGATCATTCCGTCGCTGCTGCCGGTCTTCGCGCCGATCGTGATGTATCTCGTCGTCCGCATTCTCGGCGGCGGCGTCGCCAATTCGCTGGCGGCTGTCGGCGCGCTGCTGCTGGGCGTCATCGTCAATGGCGTCTTCGTCGCCATCTCGATGACCTCGGGCGGCGGCGCGTGGGACAACGCCAAGAAGTCCTTCGAGGACGGCTTCGTCGACAAGGACGGCGTGAGGCATCTCAAGGGTTCGGACGCCCACAAGGCGTCGGTCACGGGCGACACGGTCGGCGATCCCTATAAGGACACGGCCGGCCCCGCGGTGAACCCAGCGATCAAGATCACCAACATCGTCGCGCTGCTGATGCTCGCCATCTTCGCCCATTGGGGGTGA
- the nusB gene encoding transcription antitermination factor NusB, protein MSLDQRSAARLAVVQALYQMEVAGKGLNEIFAEFESHWIGREIEGVQYKPAELTFFRDVLQGVLTDQVAIDRQIDRVLSGGWPLARVEAVMRASLRAGTYELRARKDVPARAVIKEYVDVAGAFFGPTESGMVNAVLDKIAREERAGEMGG, encoded by the coding sequence ATGAGCCTCGATCAGCGCTCCGCCGCGCGCCTCGCCGTCGTGCAGGCGCTTTACCAGATGGAGGTCGCGGGCAAAGGCCTCAACGAGATCTTCGCCGAATTCGAGTCCCATTGGATCGGCCGCGAGATCGAGGGCGTGCAATACAAGCCCGCGGAACTGACCTTTTTCCGCGACGTGCTGCAAGGCGTGCTCACCGATCAGGTGGCGATCGACCGGCAGATCGACCGCGTGCTCTCGGGCGGCTGGCCGCTCGCGCGCGTCGAGGCGGTCATGCGCGCGTCGCTGCGCGCGGGGACCTACGAGCTTCGCGCCCGCAAGGACGTGCCTGCCCGCGCCGTGATCAAGGAATATGTCGACGTCGCCGGCGCCTTTTTCGGGCCGACGGAGTCGGGCATGGTGAACGCCGTGCTCGACAAGATCGCGCGCGAGGAGCGTGCGGGCGAGATGGGGGGATAG
- a CDS encoding riboflavin synthase, whose product MFTGIVTDIGEVLSVEPRGDLKRLRIVCAYDADGVALGASIAHAGVCLTVVAVAREGGRTVFDVDAAAETLAKTTVETWKPGTRVNLERALKIGDELGGHIVTGHVDGVARIVSREDICERAPDGRPSKETSMARFWIEAPRELSRFIAQKGSVALDGASLTVNEVEGDRFSILLIPHTLAVTTFGACGVGDALNIEVDMMARYAARLSEK is encoded by the coding sequence ATGTTCACCGGCATCGTCACCGACATTGGCGAGGTTCTCTCCGTCGAGCCGCGCGGCGATCTGAAGCGTCTGCGCATCGTCTGCGCCTATGACGCCGACGGCGTCGCTCTTGGCGCCTCCATCGCCCATGCCGGCGTCTGCCTTACCGTGGTCGCCGTCGCGCGCGAAGGCGGGCGCACGGTCTTCGACGTCGACGCCGCCGCCGAGACGCTGGCGAAGACGACTGTTGAAACATGGAAGCCGGGAACGCGCGTCAATCTCGAACGCGCGCTGAAGATCGGCGACGAACTCGGCGGCCATATCGTCACCGGCCATGTCGACGGCGTGGCGCGGATTGTGTCGCGGGAAGACATCTGCGAAAGGGCGCCCGACGGGCGCCCGTCAAAAGAAACAAGCATGGCGCGCTTCTGGATCGAGGCGCCGCGCGAGCTCTCGCGCTTCATCGCGCAGAAAGGCTCCGTCGCTCTGGACGGCGCGTCGCTGACGGTGAATGAGGTCGAGGGCGACCGCTTCTCGATCCTGCTGATTCCACATACGCTGGCGGTGACGACCTTCGGCGCTTGCGGGGTAGGGGATGCGCTCAATATCGAGGTGGATATGATGGCGCGTTATGCGGCGAGGCTGAGCGAGAAATAG
- a CDS encoding NAD(+) synthase encodes MTHPFFSLHTHGFIRAAVACPRVRVADPVFNVARMIEMAREADAKGASLVLFPELGISAYAIDDLLQQEALLAAVDGALGELVEASRALHPILVAGAPLRHRGRLYNCAVAILRGRVLAVTPKIYLPNYREFYEKRHFASGASVAGEEIQVAEQFAPFGSDVLLEASDFPGLAIHTEICEDVWVPIPPSSRAALAGATLLLNLSASNAIVGKSDYRQTLCAAHSARCLAAYLYSAAGQGESTTDLAWDGEAMIYEKGDLLAKAPRFSDEPQLVLADVDIGRLVAERARQVTFGDCADVEAGAVQYRRVEFELNARRDVDIGLMREVPRFPFVPNDEARLVELCFEAFNIQAHGLEQRLRASGMEKVVIGVSGGLDSTQALLVAVTAMDALGLPRANVLAYTLPAFATTDRTRSNAWALMRALDVSAKEIDVSAACKQMLEDIGHPAARGEAVYDVTYENVQAGARTSLLFRLANLHNGIVIGTGDLSELALGWCTYGVGDQMSHYNVNASVPKTLIQHLIRWCARDARFGSRTVSVLKDILATEISPELVPGDTAQRTEAFVGPYALQDFNLFYTTRYGFAPAKVAFLAWHAWRDAQAGVWPSVIAANDRGAYDLAEIKHWLAVFARRFFATSQFKRSALPNGPKVSSGGSLSPRGDWRAPSDSSAEVWLKALDDIP; translated from the coding sequence ATGACCCATCCTTTCTTCTCGCTGCATACACATGGCTTCATCCGCGCCGCGGTCGCCTGTCCGCGCGTTCGCGTCGCCGACCCCGTCTTCAATGTCGCGCGCATGATCGAGATGGCGCGGGAGGCGGACGCGAAAGGCGCGTCGCTCGTACTTTTTCCGGAGCTCGGAATTTCTGCCTATGCGATCGACGATCTGTTGCAGCAGGAAGCGCTCCTCGCCGCGGTCGACGGCGCGCTCGGCGAATTGGTCGAGGCGTCCCGCGCGCTGCATCCGATCCTCGTCGCCGGCGCGCCGCTGCGTCACAGGGGCCGGCTTTACAACTGCGCCGTCGCCATCCTGCGCGGACGCGTCCTGGCCGTGACGCCCAAGATCTACCTGCCGAATTACCGCGAATTTTACGAGAAGCGTCACTTCGCTTCCGGCGCCTCTGTCGCCGGCGAGGAAATTCAGGTCGCGGAGCAGTTCGCGCCCTTTGGCTCGGACGTGCTTCTCGAGGCGTCGGACTTTCCCGGCCTCGCCATCCATACGGAAATCTGCGAAGACGTATGGGTTCCGATCCCGCCCTCGTCGCGCGCGGCGCTGGCGGGCGCGACGCTGCTCCTCAATCTCTCCGCCTCCAACGCCATCGTCGGCAAGTCGGATTATCGGCAGACATTGTGCGCCGCCCATTCGGCGCGCTGCCTCGCCGCCTATCTTTACTCGGCGGCGGGGCAGGGCGAGTCGACGACCGATCTCGCCTGGGACGGCGAGGCGATGATCTACGAGAAAGGCGATCTTCTCGCCAAAGCGCCGCGTTTCTCGGACGAGCCGCAACTCGTTCTCGCGGATGTCGACATTGGCCGTCTCGTCGCGGAGCGCGCGCGGCAGGTAACGTTCGGCGATTGCGCGGATGTCGAAGCGGGCGCGGTTCAGTATCGCCGCGTCGAATTCGAACTGAACGCGCGGCGCGACGTCGATATTGGCCTCATGCGCGAGGTTCCGCGCTTTCCCTTCGTGCCGAATGACGAGGCCCGGCTCGTGGAGCTATGCTTCGAGGCGTTCAATATTCAAGCGCATGGATTGGAGCAGAGGCTGCGCGCCTCCGGCATGGAGAAGGTCGTCATCGGCGTCTCGGGCGGCCTCGACTCGACCCAAGCGCTCCTCGTCGCGGTGACGGCGATGGACGCTCTCGGTCTGCCGCGCGCCAATGTCCTCGCTTATACGCTGCCGGCTTTCGCGACGACCGACCGGACCAGGAGCAACGCCTGGGCGCTCATGCGCGCGCTGGACGTTTCGGCGAAGGAGATCGACGTTTCGGCCGCCTGCAAGCAGATGCTGGAAGATATCGGCCATCCGGCCGCGCGCGGCGAAGCGGTCTATGACGTGACCTATGAAAACGTGCAGGCGGGCGCGCGCACGTCGCTGCTCTTCCGCCTCGCCAATCTCCACAACGGCATTGTGATCGGCACCGGCGATCTTTCGGAACTTGCGCTGGGATGGTGCACATATGGCGTCGGCGATCAGATGTCGCATTACAACGTCAACGCCTCCGTGCCGAAGACGCTCATCCAGCATCTCATACGCTGGTGCGCGCGCGACGCGCGTTTCGGTTCGCGGACGGTTTCCGTGCTCAAAGACATTCTCGCAACGGAAATTTCGCCGGAACTCGTGCCCGGCGATACGGCGCAGCGCACGGAAGCTTTTGTCGGCCCCTATGCGCTGCAGGATTTCAATCTTTTCTATACGACGCGATACGGCTTCGCGCCCGCCAAAGTCGCGTTCCTCGCGTGGCATGCCTGGCGAGATGCGCAAGCGGGCGTCTGGCCGTCCGTTATCGCGGCGAATGATCGCGGCGCCTATGATCTCGCGGAGATCAAGCATTGGCTCGCCGTGTTCGCGCGCCGCTTTTTCGCGACGAGCCAGTTCAAGCGTTCGGCCTTGCCAAATGGCCCGAAGGTCAGCTCCGGCGGCTCTCTCTCGCCGCGCGGCGACTGGCGCGCGCCGAGCGATTCATCCGCCGAAGTCTGGCTGAAAGCGCTGGACGACATTCCCTGA
- a CDS encoding DUF1328 domain-containing protein, which translates to MGSLLHYAILFLIVAVIAAFFGFGGVAGTAMEGARILFWVALVLFVISVVAGFLRRA; encoded by the coding sequence ATGGGTAGCCTGCTTCACTACGCGATCCTGTTTCTCATCGTCGCGGTCATCGCCGCCTTCTTCGGTTTCGGCGGCGTCGCCGGCACGGCGATGGAAGGCGCGCGCATTCTGTTCTGGGTGGCGCTCGTCCTCTTCGTCATCTCTGTCGTCGCGGGCTTTCTTCGTAGAGCCTGA
- a CDS encoding D-amino-acid transaminase, which yields MSDIAYVNGAYTPLEDAKISILDRGFLFADGVYEVAAVIDGRLVDNAAHLARLERSLKELRLECPASMQEIVEIEKTLVARNGIAEGMVYLQITRGAAERDFAFPKGVKPTLIAFTQEKNILSSLYAEKGIRIVTVPDQRWARRDIKSVALLAQVLAKQAASEAGCQEAWMVGPDGYITEGSSSTAFIITKAGAIVTRPNSEAILPGCTRLSVLALAAEHGLDVAERAFTAEEAYEAAEAFLTSASNLVLPIVSIDGRAIGDGKPGPHATRLRALYLDFARATACSS from the coding sequence TTGTCCGACATCGCCTATGTCAACGGCGCCTATACGCCGCTCGAAGACGCCAAAATCTCCATTCTCGATCGCGGCTTCCTTTTCGCCGACGGCGTCTATGAAGTCGCCGCCGTCATTGACGGGAGGCTCGTCGACAATGCGGCGCATCTGGCGCGGCTCGAGCGCTCGCTGAAAGAGCTTCGGCTCGAATGTCCGGCGTCGATGCAGGAGATCGTCGAGATCGAGAAGACGCTGGTCGCGCGCAACGGGATCGCCGAGGGCATGGTCTATCTGCAGATCACGCGCGGCGCGGCGGAGCGGGATTTCGCCTTCCCGAAAGGCGTCAAACCGACGCTGATCGCCTTTACGCAGGAGAAGAATATTCTTTCTTCGCTCTACGCCGAGAAGGGAATCAGGATCGTCACCGTCCCGGACCAGCGCTGGGCCCGGCGCGACATCAAGAGCGTCGCCTTGCTCGCGCAGGTGCTGGCCAAGCAGGCGGCGTCGGAAGCCGGCTGTCAGGAGGCCTGGATGGTCGGTCCCGACGGCTACATTACGGAAGGCTCGTCCTCGACCGCCTTCATCATCACCAAAGCAGGGGCGATCGTCACGCGGCCGAATTCTGAAGCGATCCTGCCGGGCTGCACGCGCCTTTCCGTGCTCGCGCTCGCGGCGGAGCATGGCCTCGATGTGGCGGAGCGCGCTTTCACGGCCGAGGAAGCCTATGAAGCGGCGGAGGCCTTTTTGACCTCGGCGTCAAATCTCGTGCTGCCGATCGTGTCGATCGACGGACGGGCGATCGGCGACGGAAAGCCCGGGCCTCACGCAACGAGATTGCGGGCGCTCTATCTCGATTTTGCGCGGGCGACGGCCTGCTCGTCCTGA